One genomic segment of Manis pentadactyla isolate mManPen7 chromosome 1, mManPen7.hap1, whole genome shotgun sequence includes these proteins:
- the RAP2B gene encoding ras-related protein Rap-2b, which produces MREYKVVVLGSGGVGKSALTVQFVTGSFIEKYDPTIEDFYRKEIEVDSSPSVLEILDTAGTEQFASMRDLYIKNGQGFILVYSLVNQQSFQDIKPMRDQIIRVKRYERVPMILVGNKVDLEGEREVSYGEGKALAEEWSCPFMETSAKNKASVDELFAEIVRQMNYAAQPNGDEGCCSACVIL; this is translated from the coding sequence ATGAGAGAGTACAAAGTGGTGGTGCTGGGCTCGGGCGGCGTGGGCAAGTCCGCGCTCACCGTGCAGTTCGTGACGGGCTCCTTCATCGAGAAGTACGACCCCACCATCGAGGACTTCTATCGCAAGGAGATTGAGGTGGACTCGTCGCCGTCGGTACTGGAGATTCTGGACACTGCAGGCACCGAGCAGTTCGCGTCCATGCGGGATCTGTACATCAAGAACGGCCAGGGCTTCATCCTCGTCTACAGCCTCGTCAACCAGCAGAGCTTCCAGGACATCAAGCCCATGCGGGACCAGATCATCCGCGTGAAGCGGTACGAGCGCGTGCCAATGATCCTGGTGGGCAACAAGGTGGACCTGGAGGGCGAGCGCGAGGTCTCGTACGGCGAGGGCAAGGCCCTAGCCGAGGAGTGGAGCTGCCCCTTCATGGAAACGTCGGCCAAAAACAAAGCCTCGGTGGACGAGCTGTTCGCAGAGATCGTGCGGCAGATGAACTATGCTGCGCAGCCCAACGGCGACGAGGGCTGCTGCTCGGCCTGCGTGATCCTCTGA